The Methylobacterium durans nucleotide sequence GTCATCGTCGGCGTCACGGGCGCGGGCTACGGGCTGCACGTCGAGGACGACAAGGGCGGCCTCGACGGCGGCTCCGTGGTCGGCATCGAGGGCGGCTACGGCCGCCGCGGCTGGCTCGCCGCCTACGACGCGAAGACCGGCGAGGAGCGCTGGCGCTGGTACGTCACCAAGCAGGATGGCTGGGAGGGCGCGTTTCGCGCGACGACGCCGGACGGCGTGCCGCTCCACCGCGACATCGCCGCCGAGAAGGCGGCCGCCCCACAGCACCGCGAGGCGTGGCGGGTCGGCGGCGGCTCCCTCTGGATGACGCCGGCCTACGACGCGGAGGCGGGCCTCATCTTCCTCGGCACCGGCAACCCGGCGCCGCAGAATTTCGGCCTGACCCGCCCCGGCGACAACCTCTACACGATGAGCCTCGTCGCCCTCGACGTGCGCACGGGCGCGCTGCGCTGGCACTTCCAGCAGGTGCCCCACGAGGAATGGGGCTACGACGTCGCGAGCCCGCCCTTCCTCCTCGACCATCCCACGCCCGAGGGCCCGGTGAAGGCGGTGGCGCAGGCGAGCAAGACGGGCTGGATCTACGTGCACGACCGGGCGACGGGCCGCCTGCTGGCGCGCTCCGAGCCGGTGATCGCGCACAAGAACCTGTTCGCGCCCCCGAGCCCCGAGGGCACCGTGGTGAGCCCCGGCCCCCTCGGCGCGATCTCCTGGCACCCGGTCGCCTACGATGCGGCCGCGGGCCGGGCCTTCGCGCAGGTCCGCCACGGGGCGGCGACCTACACGGTCAAGACGGTGCCGGCCTCGGGCGGGCGCCCGGAGATCCGCTACACCGAGACCAGCGAGGCGAAGGGCGAGCCGAGCTTCAGCACCCTGACGGCGGTCGATCTTGCGCGGGGCGGCGCCATCGCGTGGTCGGTCAGGGCGGGAAGCCGGCTCTCGGGCGGGACTCTCTCGACGGAGGGCGGCCTCGTCTTCTCCGGGGAGGAGGACGGCCACCTCGACGCGCACGACGCGCGGGACGGGCGCATCCTGTGGCGGTTCCAGTGCGGGGCCGGCATCGGCGGCCCGCCGGTGACCTACGCGGTCGACGGGCGCCAGTACGTGGCGCTGGCGGCCGGCGGCGCCTCCTTCACCAAGGCGTCGGGATTCGGCACCGGCGACGCGCTCGTGGTCTTTGCCCTGCCGGACTAGGCGGGCCCGTCAGCGGCTCACGAGCGCGTGCTCGGTGCGCAGGCGCAGGCCGAAGATCGCGAGCATGACCATGCAGCAGGTCGGGTTGTTGCCGTTGAACAGGACCGATTCGAACGAGGCCGAGATCATCGCGAAGAGCCACAGGCGCACGAACAGCATCAGGGTCGGGTCGAGGGTGCGGCCGGCCGCGATCCGGCTCAGGTCGCGCAAGGGACCGTAGACGTAGGCCAGCAGCGCGAACAGGAGGCCGGGCAAGCCCGTGGTCAGCGCCGCGTCCAGGAAGGCGTTGTGCGCGTGCCGCGCGCTGTTCACCCAGGTCGAGATCGTGGCGCTGCCGTACATCGTGCGCTCGGTCAGCCAGAAGGCGCCGTAGCCCCAGCCCTGGAGCGGCCGGTTGAGGATGTTCTCCACCGCGAATTGCCAGATCTCGCTGCGCCCCGTGTAGGTCGCGTCCTTGAGGATCGCTTCGAGCAGGTCCTTCACCGGCGGGATGAACACGGAGCCGATCGAGATCACCGAGAAGGCGAGGATCGGCGCGACGAGGAGGAGGACGCGCATCGCGCCGCCGCGGAACACCTGCGTCAGGCCGGTGACGACGAGGATCACCGGCAGCGTCGCCATCGCGGTCTTCGAGTTGGTGCCGATCAGGAAGATCGCCGAGAGCACGACGATGGTCCATCCGTAGAACCGGCTCGCCGTCGCTGCCACGTAGAGGCCGACGAGGATCAGGATCACCATCACCGAGCCGGCCTCGTTCTTGTGCGGGAAGATCCCGCGCCAGAGGCCGGCATGCTCGGGCTCGGCCTGGACGTCGAAGGCCGAGTGGACGGCGAGGTGCGGCACGAGGGCGACCGCGAGGAAGGACGAGACCACGATGATGAGCGCGCTGCCCGCGAGCGTGAGCGCGAACTGGCGCGCCGAGCGGGCGACGACGAGGATGCCGGCCGCGAGCATCGCGGCGATGAGGAGGAGGATCGAGCGCCGGATCGAGAGCAGCGGCTCGACCGAGGTCAGGATGGTGAGCGCCAGCCAGCCGGCGCAGAGCAGGATCGGCCAGCTCAGGAGCGGCCGCAGCCGCTCGATGCCGAGGCGCCACAGGGCGGCTCCCATGGCGAGCCCCAGGCCGATGAAGGTCGCCTGCGTGAGGAGGCTGCCGGATTCGGCCGCCTCCAGCAGGGAGCGGTCGCTGAGGTCTGAGAACCAGAGATGATTCCAGAACACGACGATGACCGTGCCGTTGAGGACGATCCGCATCCAGTCCGGGATGTCGCGGGCTGACCGGGCGCGGGATTTCGCGACCCTGCCGGCGTCGATCTCTGCAGCCGATGACACGGGGCGCGGCCTCACAGCGGGGGGCGTGCGCGGGGTCGCGCCGCGGCGAAGCGGCATCCTAGCCCGCGACGGAGCGGTTGCGGCGGGTCGCGTCGCCGCTGTGCCCGGATTTCGCGGCGTAAGGTTGATGCGCCGCGCCTAGGCCCGCGGCGTCGGCCGCGCTCGGCCGTCCCGGCCACGCAGGCGGTCAAGGAGTTCCTGCGTCACGCACAGGGTGGCGGCGAGGGCGGCCCGCTGCTCGTTCAGCGCAGCGATCAAGCGCCGGGTCCGCGCGATCTCGGCCTCCGCGCTCCCGTGACGCGCGGGGGCGTGCCGGAACCGCTCCGGATCCTCATCGAGGACCTCCGAGAACGGTACGTCCATCAGGAGGCCGCCGCCCACATCCGCGATTTCGAAGGCGTAGCGCAGGATCCGCGCCCGCTGCCCGCCGCTCTGGATCAGGTCGGAGGCGATCCGGGAGATCGCGTGGCACACGTCGAGATAGGCATCGTCGAGGCTGCCGAACGACACGCCCTCGTTGTCCCATTCCAGCTCGTCGGGTGTTCGCAGGTGGAAGTAATAGTGCGGCATGCGCCGGCTCAGCTTTGTTCCGTCGGTCCACTTGGACGGACGATATCAGGTTGACGTGCCGCAAGCCTTCGAAATGAGCGGCTTGACATAGGTAAGTTTTGTTTCTCGACGATCTGATAAGCTCGGCCTGTTCGGCGTCATGGTGGTGGGCATGCCGCAGCAACTGATCCGCAAGCTCGAACAGTTTACCCGCCTGTCCGGTGCGGACCGGCGTGCCATCTGGGATGTCGCGAGCCGGAAGGGCCGGTTCCTCGGCGCGCACCAGGACATCATCCGGGAGGGCGACAAGTCCGAGCACGTAAACCTGATCCTCGACGGCTGGGCCTGCCGCTACAAGACCCTGGAGAACGGGCGCCGGCAGATCATCTCCTTCTTCGTCCCGGGCGACCTGTGCGATCCGCATGTCTGCGTGTTCCGCGAGATGGACCACTCGATCGGCGCCATCACCCCGGTGCGGCTCGCCGAGATCTCGCGCGATCAACTGCTCGACCTCACCGAGGCGCATCCGCGCGTCACGCAGGCGCTCTGGTGGGAGATGCTGGTGACGGCCGCGGTCCAGCGGGAATGGACGGTCAATCTCGGTCAGCGCACCGGGCGGGAGCGGATCGGGCACCTGCTGTGCGAATTGTTCATCCGCCTGCGGGCGGTCGGACTGACGGACGGCGACAGCTGCCTCCTGCCGGTCACGCAGGTCGATCTCGGCGACGCCACCGGCCTGTCGAACGTGCACGTCAACCGCGTGCTGCAGGAACTGCGCGCCGACGGGCAGATCGTCCTGAAGGGGCGTCAGCTCACGATCCCGGACCTCGAGACCCTGCAGGCCGTGTCCCTCTTCAACGTCAACTACCTGCACCTCGACCGCGAGGGGCGCCACCTCGACGCGAACGGCCCCGACACGGCGCGCGCCGGGTGCCCCGTCCCTCAGTAGCGCACGCCGACCGTCATCTGCTGGCGGGGCGCGGCCTGGGACTTGAGGAAGGCGGCCATCTCGGCAAGCGCCGGCGCCTTCGCGCGGAAGGTCACCGAAAGGGCAAGCAGCGTGTCGCTGTGGTCGAGGCCGGGATAGATCCGCTCCTGCACCGGCACGCGGGCGGCGCGGAGCCGGCCCGCGAGGCTCTGCGTGTTGCGCGGGCGCACGACGATGTCGGCCTCGCCGGTCGCCAGGAAGGCCGGGGGAGTGCGGCCCGGCGAAGTTGACGGGCTGGGTGATCGCCGGGTCGGGGGCTTGGCCGAACACGCGCTTCGAGGTGTCGTGGTCGAAGGGGAGGAAGTCGTAGGGCCCCGACAGGCCCGCGACCGCCCGGATCACCTTCGGATCGACGCCCTCCGCCCGCAGGTAGCGCGGGTCGAGCCCCAGCATCACGGCATTGTAGGCGCCGGCCGAGTGCCCGGCGAGCACGATGCGGCGCGGGTCACCGCCATAGGCCGCGATGTTGTCGCGCACCCAGGCCACCGCCGCCGCCCCGTCCTCCAGGAAGCCCGGGAAGGCCGCCTCCGGGTAGAGGCGGTAGTCG carries:
- a CDS encoding DUF6894 family protein translates to MPHYYFHLRTPDELEWDNEGVSFGSLDDAYLDVCHAISRIASDLIQSGGQRARILRYAFEIADVGGGLLMDVPFSEVLDEDPERFRHAPARHGSAEAEIARTRRLIAALNEQRAALAATLCVTQELLDRLRGRDGRARPTPRA
- a CDS encoding pyrroloquinoline quinone-dependent dehydrogenase, yielding MRRRFAAALTLAASLPASMAARAEDWPMFGGDPSNRHHSALGQIDRGNVAKLRPAWIFQTGVTGYFQAEPVIVAGVMYVSTTGNHVAALDAKSGRVLWTYTHKARTEKIFGPPSNRGVAVANGLVYEATMDGRVIALDAKTGKPVWDKEAVRPEEGETETASALSAQLGDKPVQGSSRLGFKMPPLLAEGLVIVGVTGAGYGLHVEDDKGGLDGGSVVGIEGGYGRRGWLAAYDAKTGEERWRWYVTKQDGWEGAFRATTPDGVPLHRDIAAEKAAAPQHREAWRVGGGSLWMTPAYDAEAGLIFLGTGNPAPQNFGLTRPGDNLYTMSLVALDVRTGALRWHFQQVPHEEWGYDVASPPFLLDHPTPEGPVKAVAQASKTGWIYVHDRATGRLLARSEPVIAHKNLFAPPSPEGTVVSPGPLGAISWHPVAYDAAAGRAFAQVRHGAATYTVKTVPASGGRPEIRYTETSEAKGEPSFSTLTAVDLARGGAIAWSVRAGSRLSGGTLSTEGGLVFSGEEDGHLDAHDARDGRILWRFQCGAGIGGPPVTYAVDGRQYVALAAGGASFTKASGFGTGDALVVFALPD
- a CDS encoding Crp/Fnr family transcriptional regulator, which gives rise to MPQQLIRKLEQFTRLSGADRRAIWDVASRKGRFLGAHQDIIREGDKSEHVNLILDGWACRYKTLENGRRQIISFFVPGDLCDPHVCVFREMDHSIGAITPVRLAEISRDQLLDLTEAHPRVTQALWWEMLVTAAVQREWTVNLGQRTGRERIGHLLCELFIRLRAVGLTDGDSCLLPVTQVDLGDATGLSNVHVNRVLQELRADGQIVLKGRQLTIPDLETLQAVSLFNVNYLHLDREGRHLDANGPDTARAGCPVPQ
- a CDS encoding O-antigen ligase family protein; translation: MSSAAEIDAGRVAKSRARSARDIPDWMRIVLNGTVIVVFWNHLWFSDLSDRSLLEAAESGSLLTQATFIGLGLAMGAALWRLGIERLRPLLSWPILLCAGWLALTILTSVEPLLSIRRSILLLIAAMLAAGILVVARSARQFALTLAGSALIIVVSSFLAVALVPHLAVHSAFDVQAEPEHAGLWRGIFPHKNEAGSVMVILILVGLYVAATASRFYGWTIVVLSAIFLIGTNSKTAMATLPVILVVTGLTQVFRGGAMRVLLLVAPILAFSVISIGSVFIPPVKDLLEAILKDATYTGRSEIWQFAVENILNRPLQGWGYGAFWLTERTMYGSATISTWVNSARHAHNAFLDAALTTGLPGLLFALLAYVYGPLRDLSRIAAGRTLDPTLMLFVRLWLFAMISASFESVLFNGNNPTCCMVMLAIFGLRLRTEHALVSR